In Cyanobium sp. ATX 6F1, the following proteins share a genomic window:
- the rpsE gene encoding 30S ribosomal protein S5, whose product MTETNNQIQSNDIPAAADVPAAAEGQHEQRRGGGGGRNEGRGGDRKGGGRGRDNRRGQERDSEWQERVVQIRRVSKTVKGGKKMSFRAIVVVGNERGQVGVGVGKAGDVIGAVRKGVADGKKHLVKVPLTRHSSIPTLSRGGDGAASVLIRPAAPGTGVIAGGSIRTVLELAGIKNILAKRLGSKTPLNNARAAMDALQALRTHKETAKERGISLEQIYS is encoded by the coding sequence ATGACCGAAACCAACAACCAGATTCAGTCCAACGACATCCCGGCGGCGGCCGACGTTCCTGCGGCGGCCGAAGGCCAGCATGAACAGCGGCGCGGTGGCGGCGGTGGCCGCAACGAGGGCAGGGGCGGTGACCGCAAGGGCGGTGGCCGGGGCCGCGACAACCGACGCGGTCAGGAACGCGACTCCGAATGGCAGGAGCGTGTGGTTCAGATCCGCCGGGTCTCCAAGACCGTCAAGGGCGGCAAGAAGATGAGCTTCCGGGCCATCGTCGTGGTCGGCAACGAGCGCGGTCAGGTGGGCGTGGGCGTCGGCAAGGCCGGTGACGTCATCGGCGCCGTTCGCAAGGGCGTGGCCGACGGCAAGAAGCATCTGGTGAAGGTGCCCCTCACCCGTCACAGCTCGATCCCCACCCTCAGCCGCGGGGGTGACGGTGCCGCCAGCGTGTTGATCCGTCCCGCTGCCCCGGGCACCGGGGTGATCGCCGGCGGCTCGATCCGCACGGTGCTGGAGCTGGCGGGGATCAAGAACATCCTGGCCAAGCGCCTGGGCAGCAAGACCCCCCTCAACAACGCCCGCGCCGCCATGGACGCCCTCCAGGCGCTTCGCACCCACAAGGAGACCGCCAAGGAGCGCGGCATCTCCCTCGAGCAGATCTACTCCTGA
- the rplO gene encoding 50S ribosomal protein L15 — translation MTNLRLDTLKPQVGARRRKTRKGRGIAAGQGASCGFGMRGQKSRSGSPTRPGFEGGQMPLYRRLPKLKHFPLVNQKQFTVLNVSKLSELKAGTTVNLDLLVKEGLVTSPKHPLKILGNGDLKVKLTVQAAAFTASAREKIEASGGSCEIID, via the coding sequence ATGACCAACCTCCGTCTCGATACCCTCAAGCCCCAGGTCGGGGCCCGTCGCCGCAAGACACGCAAAGGTCGCGGCATCGCCGCCGGCCAGGGCGCCAGCTGCGGCTTCGGCATGCGCGGCCAGAAATCCCGCTCCGGCAGCCCCACCCGGCCGGGCTTCGAGGGGGGCCAGATGCCCCTCTACCGCCGTCTGCCCAAGCTCAAGCACTTCCCCCTGGTGAACCAGAAGCAGTTCACGGTGCTGAACGTCTCCAAGCTGTCGGAGCTCAAGGCCGGCACCACGGTGAACCTGGATCTGCTGGTCAAAGAAGGGCTGGTCACCAGTCCCAAGCATCCCCTGAAGATCCTCGGCAACGGCGACCTCAAGGTGAAGCTCACCGTCCAGGCGGCGGCCTTCACCGCCAGCGCCCGCGAGAAGATCGAAGCCTCGGGCGGCAGCTGCGAGATCATCGACTGA
- the rplF gene encoding 50S ribosomal protein L6 — MSRIGKAPIPVPAKVTVSLNGLAVTVKGPKGELSRTLPDGVLISQEDSSVVVAPANTSRRSRERHGLSRTLVANMVEGVSQGFTRKLEIIGVGYRAQLKGRNLVVLAGYSHPVEMVPPDGITFAVENNTQVFVSGADKELVGNEAAKVRAIRPPEPYKGKGIKYEGERILRKAGKTGKK, encoded by the coding sequence ATGTCACGCATAGGTAAAGCCCCGATCCCCGTCCCCGCCAAGGTGACCGTCAGCCTCAATGGCTTGGCCGTCACCGTGAAGGGGCCCAAAGGTGAGTTGTCCCGCACCCTCCCCGATGGGGTGTTGATCAGCCAGGAGGATTCCTCCGTGGTGGTGGCTCCCGCCAACACGAGTCGCCGCTCCCGGGAGCGCCACGGCCTCAGCCGCACCCTCGTCGCCAACATGGTCGAGGGGGTCAGCCAGGGGTTCACACGCAAACTGGAAATCATCGGGGTGGGCTACCGGGCCCAGCTCAAGGGCCGCAACCTTGTGGTCCTGGCGGGCTACAGCCACCCGGTGGAGATGGTCCCCCCCGATGGGATCACCTTCGCCGTGGAGAACAACACCCAGGTGTTCGTCTCCGGAGCCGACAAGGAGCTGGTGGGCAACGAAGCCGCCAAAGTGCGCGCCATTCGTCCTCCCGAGCCCTACAAGGGCAAGGGCATCAAGTACGAGGGCGAGCGGATCCTCCGCAAAGCCGGCAAGACCGGTAAGAAATGA
- the rpsI gene encoding 30S ribosomal protein S9, with amino-acid sequence MSTPSNRVVYWGTGRRKTAVARVRVVPGTGAITINGRPGDNYLNYNPSYLTAVKAPLQTLGLSNDYDLLVNVRGGGLTGQADAIKQGAARALCDLSPDNRKPLKTEGHLSRDPRAKERRKYGLKKARKAPQFSKR; translated from the coding sequence ATGAGCACTCCCTCCAACCGCGTTGTCTACTGGGGCACCGGCCGTCGCAAGACCGCCGTCGCCCGTGTTCGGGTGGTGCCCGGCACCGGAGCGATCACCATCAACGGACGCCCCGGCGACAACTATCTCAACTACAACCCCAGCTACCTGACGGCCGTCAAGGCACCCCTCCAGACCCTGGGGCTCTCCAACGACTACGACCTGCTGGTGAACGTGCGCGGCGGCGGCCTCACCGGCCAGGCCGATGCCATCAAGCAGGGCGCCGCACGTGCCCTCTGCGATCTGTCCCCCGACAACCGCAAACCCCTCAAGACCGAAGGACACCTCAGCCGTGATCCCCGCGCCAAGGAACGGCGCAAGTACGGCCTCAAGAAAGCCCGCAAGGCTCCTCAGTTCTCCAAGCGCTGA
- the rplR gene encoding 50S ribosomal protein L18, with protein sequence MSSLSRKQQTQKRHRRLRRHLTGTAQRPRLAVFRSNNHIYAQVIDDDAQNTLAAASTLDKDLRIALTTSNTTDASVAVGELVAKRALAQGIQQVVFDRGGNLYHGRVKALADAAREAGLQF encoded by the coding sequence ATGTCCTCCCTTTCCCGCAAACAGCAGACCCAGAAACGGCACCGCCGCCTGCGTCGCCATCTCACAGGCACGGCCCAACGTCCGCGTCTGGCCGTGTTCCGCTCGAACAACCACATCTACGCCCAGGTCATCGACGACGACGCCCAGAACACCCTGGCCGCCGCCTCGACCCTCGACAAGGATCTGCGCATCGCCCTCACCACCAGCAACACCACCGATGCCTCCGTGGCCGTTGGTGAGTTGGTGGCCAAGCGTGCCCTCGCCCAGGGCATCCAGCAGGTGGTCTTCGATCGCGGTGGCAACCTGTACCACGGCCGGGTGAAGGCCCTGGCTGACGCCGCCCGGGAAGCGGGCCTTCAGTTCTGA
- the rplE gene encoding 50S ribosomal protein L5: MSLKQRYRETIQPKLLKDLDLSNVHEVPKVLKVTVNRGLGEAAQNAKALEASIAELATITGQKVVVTRAKKAIAAFKIRQGMPIGVAVTLRGERMYAFLERLIHLALPRIRDFRGVSPKSFDGRGNYTLGVREQIIFPEISYDKIDAIRGMDITIVTSARNDEEGRALLREMGMPFRSN; this comes from the coding sequence ATGTCACTGAAACAGCGCTACCGGGAGACGATCCAGCCCAAGTTGCTCAAGGATCTCGATCTCTCCAACGTCCACGAAGTCCCCAAGGTGCTGAAAGTCACCGTCAACCGGGGCCTCGGTGAAGCCGCCCAGAATGCCAAGGCCCTCGAGGCCTCCATTGCCGAACTGGCCACCATCACCGGCCAGAAGGTGGTGGTGACCCGGGCGAAGAAGGCGATCGCCGCCTTCAAAATCCGCCAGGGCATGCCGATCGGCGTGGCCGTCACCCTCCGGGGTGAGCGGATGTACGCCTTCCTGGAGCGCCTGATCCACCTGGCGTTGCCGCGCATCCGCGACTTCCGTGGCGTCAGCCCCAAGAGTTTCGACGGCCGGGGGAACTACACCCTGGGGGTTCGGGAACAGATCATCTTCCCTGAAATCTCCTACGACAAGATCGACGCCATCCGCGGCATGGACATCACCATCGTGACCAGTGCCCGTAACGACGAAGAGGGCCGGGCCCTCCTCCGCGAGATGGGAATGCCGTTCCGCAGCAACTGA
- the rpsM gene encoding 30S ribosomal protein S13: MARIAGVDIPRDKRVEIALTYIYGVGLTRAQKILAKTGVNPDIRVKDLDDADVQKLRVAAEGFTLEGDLRRQEGMALKRLQDIGCLRGRRHRMGLPVRGQRTRTNARTRRGARKTVAGKKK; encoded by the coding sequence GTGGCTCGGATTGCCGGCGTCGACATCCCTCGTGACAAGAGGGTCGAGATTGCTCTCACCTACATCTATGGCGTCGGGCTGACCCGGGCCCAGAAGATCCTGGCCAAGACCGGGGTCAACCCCGACATCCGCGTCAAAGACCTTGACGACGCCGATGTCCAGAAGCTGCGGGTCGCCGCCGAGGGCTTCACCCTCGAGGGTGACCTGCGCCGTCAGGAGGGCATGGCTCTCAAGCGGCTCCAGGACATCGGCTGCCTCCGTGGTCGTCGGCACCGCATGGGCCTTCCGGTCCGTGGTCAGCGCACCCGCACCAACGCCCGCACCCGCCGTGGCGCCCGCAAGACCGTGGCCGGCAAGAAGAAGTAA
- the rplX gene encoding 50S ribosomal protein L24 — MATATVKAKPTQRIKLRIRKGDTVQVIAGKDKGKTGEVLRTLPNENRVIVQGINLRTRHVKPTQEGESGRIVTEEASVHASNVMLYSTNKKVASRVEIVVDKDGSKKRRLKKTGELID; from the coding sequence ATGGCTACCGCCACCGTCAAAGCCAAGCCCACCCAGCGCATCAAGTTGCGCATCCGCAAAGGCGACACCGTCCAGGTGATCGCCGGCAAGGACAAGGGCAAGACCGGTGAGGTGCTCCGCACCCTGCCTAACGAAAACCGCGTGATTGTGCAGGGCATCAACCTGCGCACCCGTCACGTCAAGCCCACCCAGGAGGGCGAAAGCGGCCGCATCGTCACCGAGGAGGCCTCCGTGCATGCCTCGAATGTGATGCTGTACTCCACCAACAAAAAGGTGGCCAGCCGGGTGGAGATCGTCGTCGACAAGGACGGCTCCAAGAAACGCCGCCTCAAAAAGACCGGCGAACTGATCGACTGA
- the secY gene encoding preprotein translocase subunit SecY, which produces MLISRGRNPSAGEILTQMVQAKGLRDRVLITLGLLLMVRLGIYVPMPGIDRVAFQEFISRGGQLIGFLDIFTGGGLSTLGVFALGILPFINASIIIQLLTAAIPSLEELQKNEGEAGRRKLAQITRYVALGWGILQSTVFALILKQYALPGLSEPVFVIQTALALVTGSMVVMWVSEVITERGIGQGASLVIFVNIVATLPKALGSTIELAQSGDRSTVGGIVMLVLVFLITIVGIIFVQEGYRRIPIISAKRQVGQTSSLAARQSYLPLKLNAGGVMPIIFASAVIFLPLTIANVTRSPWLIQAASYLNPNSSTPWLYALVFFALICGFSFFYATLTVNPLDIATNLKRSGVAVPGVRPGSATALYLSGVQNRLTLLGALFLGSVAIIPSAVEGATQVRTFQGLGATSLLILVGVAIDTAKQVQTYVISQRYEGMVRQ; this is translated from the coding sequence ATGCTCATCAGCCGGGGGAGAAACCCCAGTGCCGGGGAAATCCTCACCCAGATGGTCCAGGCCAAAGGCCTCCGCGACCGGGTGCTGATCACGCTCGGATTGCTGTTGATGGTCCGTCTGGGCATCTACGTGCCCATGCCCGGCATCGATCGGGTGGCCTTTCAGGAATTCATCTCCAGGGGCGGCCAGTTGATCGGCTTCCTCGACATCTTCACCGGCGGCGGTCTCTCCACCCTGGGGGTCTTCGCCCTGGGGATCCTGCCGTTCATCAATGCCTCGATCATCATCCAGCTGCTCACGGCGGCCATCCCCAGCCTTGAGGAGCTGCAGAAGAACGAAGGCGAGGCCGGACGCCGCAAGCTCGCCCAGATCACCCGCTACGTGGCCCTGGGCTGGGGCATCCTGCAGAGCACGGTGTTCGCGCTCATCCTCAAGCAGTACGCCCTGCCGGGACTGAGCGAACCGGTGTTCGTGATTCAGACCGCCCTGGCCCTGGTGACCGGCTCGATGGTGGTGATGTGGGTGAGTGAGGTGATCACCGAACGGGGCATCGGCCAGGGAGCCTCCCTGGTGATCTTCGTCAACATCGTGGCCACCCTGCCCAAGGCCCTCGGCTCCACGATCGAACTGGCCCAGAGCGGCGACCGCAGCACCGTGGGCGGCATCGTGATGCTGGTACTGGTGTTCCTGATCACGATCGTCGGGATCATCTTCGTGCAGGAGGGCTACCGGCGCATCCCGATCATCAGCGCCAAGCGCCAGGTGGGACAGACCAGCAGCCTGGCGGCCCGCCAGAGCTACCTGCCCCTGAAGCTCAACGCCGGTGGCGTGATGCCGATCATCTTCGCTTCGGCGGTGATCTTCCTCCCCCTGACCATTGCCAACGTGACCCGCTCCCCCTGGCTGATCCAGGCGGCGAGTTACCTCAACCCCAACAGCAGCACCCCCTGGCTCTACGCCCTGGTGTTCTTCGCCCTGATCTGCGGTTTCTCCTTTTTCTACGCCACGCTCACCGTCAACCCCCTCGACATCGCCACCAACCTCAAGCGCAGTGGTGTGGCCGTGCCCGGGGTGCGGCCGGGTTCGGCCACGGCCCTCTATCTCTCAGGGGTTCAGAATCGGCTCACACTCCTGGGGGCACTGTTCCTGGGGTCGGTGGCGATCATCCCCTCGGCCGTGGAGGGGGCCACCCAGGTGCGCACTTTCCAGGGCCTCGGTGCCACCTCGCTGCTGATCCTGGTGGGTGTGGCGATCGACACGGCCAAACAGGTCCAGACCTACGTGATTTCCCAGCGCTACGAAGGCATGGTGCGCCAATGA
- the rplQ gene encoding 50S ribosomal protein L17: MRHQCRVPLLGRPADQRKALLRGLTTQLIREGRVTTTKARAKALRNETERMITLAKEGSLSARRRAIGYIFDKQLVHALFDKAQERYGERNGGYTRIIRTVPRRGDNAEMAIIELV, translated from the coding sequence ATGCGACACCAGTGCCGAGTCCCCCTGCTGGGACGCCCCGCCGACCAACGCAAGGCGTTGCTCCGTGGTCTGACCACCCAACTGATCCGCGAAGGCCGGGTGACCACCACCAAGGCCCGTGCTAAGGCGTTGCGCAATGAGACCGAGCGCATGATCACCCTGGCCAAGGAAGGCAGCCTCTCGGCCCGCCGCCGCGCCATCGGCTACATCTTCGACAAGCAACTGGTGCACGCCCTGTTCGACAAGGCCCAGGAGCGCTACGGCGAGCGCAACGGCGGCTACACCCGCATCATCCGCACCGTGCCCCGCCGCGGCGACAACGCCGAAATGGCGATCATCGAGCTGGTCTGA
- the truA gene encoding tRNA pseudouridine(38-40) synthase TruA: protein MSTQDVSPQPAAEAPALRRIALCLQYDGAPYCGWQRQPIGLGVQQVLEEAMSRLDPEGPARVFAAGRTDAGVHAAAQVVHFDCAGPIPAQRWPAALNGRLPASIRVQAAAAVGSDWHACFSAEHRRYRYTIHNSRRANLFMAPFSWHRYQVRLDEQAMLACLRGLLGHHDFAAFQRAGSSRPHTRTTVQEVSLERQGDLIVTEIQASGFLYGMVRLLMGQLVAVGEGRLPAREFERRWRQRARGEVKEAAPPQGLCLLRVGYPEPVFPKAAWYDCQPRYLLEIPDPPELLPRLPEPLSRQNHGPEPGSDPHS from the coding sequence CTGAGCACCCAGGACGTCAGCCCTCAGCCAGCGGCCGAGGCTCCGGCCCTGCGCAGGATCGCCCTCTGCCTTCAGTACGACGGAGCCCCCTACTGCGGTTGGCAGCGCCAACCCATCGGACTTGGTGTCCAGCAGGTGCTCGAAGAGGCGATGTCCCGCTTGGATCCAGAAGGTCCGGCGCGTGTGTTCGCCGCTGGTCGCACCGACGCGGGCGTCCATGCCGCCGCCCAGGTGGTCCATTTCGACTGCGCCGGACCAATCCCCGCCCAGCGCTGGCCTGCTGCCCTCAACGGTCGTCTGCCGGCCAGCATCCGAGTCCAGGCGGCGGCGGCCGTGGGCTCCGACTGGCATGCGTGCTTCAGCGCCGAGCACCGGCGCTACCGCTACACGATCCACAACTCCCGCAGGGCCAATCTGTTTATGGCGCCCTTCAGCTGGCACCGCTACCAGGTGAGGCTGGATGAGCAGGCCATGCTCGCCTGCCTGCGGGGCCTGCTCGGCCACCACGACTTCGCCGCCTTCCAGCGAGCAGGCAGCAGCCGCCCCCACACCCGCACCACGGTTCAGGAGGTGAGCCTGGAGCGCCAGGGTGATCTGATCGTGACCGAAATCCAGGCCAGCGGCTTCCTCTACGGCATGGTTCGCCTGCTGATGGGCCAACTGGTGGCGGTGGGTGAAGGAAGGCTCCCCGCCCGTGAGTTCGAGCGCCGCTGGCGCCAGCGGGCCCGCGGCGAGGTCAAAGAAGCGGCTCCACCCCAGGGCCTCTGCCTGCTGCGGGTGGGCTACCCCGAGCCCGTATTCCCAAAAGCTGCGTGGTATGATTGCCAACCGCGGTATCTGCTGGAAATCCCTGATCCACCGGAGCTTTTGCCCCGTCTGCCGGAGCCTCTGAGCCGGCAGAACCATGGACCAGAGCCGGGGAGCGATCCCCACTCCTGA
- a CDS encoding adenylate kinase, translating into MTQRILFLGPPGAGKGTQAQLLCASRGLLHLSTGDLLRGEVKAGTALGQEAEAVMARGELVSDQLVLAIVRGRLSGHQGGWLLDGFPRNLTQAEALETLLTELAQPIERVVLMELDDDLLLQRLLGRGRADDNEAVIRHRLSVYAEQTAPLIEHYNQQGLLVAVESSGTVEAIAERISAALD; encoded by the coding sequence ATGACCCAACGCATTCTGTTTCTCGGCCCCCCCGGGGCCGGCAAGGGCACCCAGGCCCAACTCCTCTGCGCCTCCCGCGGGCTGCTGCATCTCTCCACCGGCGACCTGCTGCGAGGAGAGGTCAAAGCCGGCACGGCCCTGGGCCAGGAGGCCGAGGCCGTGATGGCCCGCGGCGAACTGGTCAGCGACCAGCTGGTGCTGGCGATCGTGCGTGGCCGCCTGAGCGGCCACCAAGGCGGCTGGCTGTTGGATGGCTTCCCCCGCAACCTGACCCAGGCCGAAGCGCTGGAAACCCTGCTCACCGAACTGGCTCAGCCGATCGAACGGGTGGTGCTGATGGAGCTCGACGACGACCTGCTGCTGCAACGGCTGCTGGGGCGTGGTCGCGCTGACGACAACGAAGCCGTGATCCGTCATCGCCTCTCGGTCTACGCCGAGCAGACGGCACCCCTGATCGAGCACTACAACCAGCAAGGTTTGCTGGTTGCCGTGGAATCCAGCGGCACGGTGGAGGCGATTGCCGAGCGCATCAGCGCCGCCCTGGATTGA
- a CDS encoding DNA-directed RNA polymerase subunit alpha: MLQYQIDRTEHQIADDRSQTGVFVIGPLDRGHAITLGNALRRALMGGLEGSAITAVRIAGVNHEYATVPGVREDVLDILLNCKEIAVNSRSRDLEIGRLVATGPATVTANDLQFSPQVQVIDGQRVIATVAEGHSLELEVHVERGVGYRPVDRHHEDVSAIDLLQIDAVFMPVRRVNYTVDETAVGEGGSARERLRLEIHTDGSVTPDDAMAQAANELIGLFQPLATLSLVDEPGGLEPEPSAEAQIPLEELNLSVRAYNCLKRAQVNSVSDLMGFSYEDLLEIKNFGSKSADEVIEALERIGISLPQSRTSA; encoded by the coding sequence GTGCTGCAGTACCAGATCGATCGGACCGAACACCAGATCGCCGACGACCGTTCCCAGACCGGCGTGTTCGTGATCGGCCCCCTCGACCGGGGCCATGCGATCACCCTCGGCAATGCTTTGCGCCGTGCCCTGATGGGCGGCCTTGAGGGCAGCGCCATCACCGCCGTCCGCATCGCTGGCGTCAACCACGAATACGCCACCGTGCCCGGTGTCCGGGAAGACGTGCTCGACATCCTGCTCAACTGCAAGGAAATCGCCGTCAACAGCCGCAGCCGTGACCTGGAGATCGGTCGTCTGGTGGCCACCGGTCCGGCCACCGTCACGGCCAACGACCTGCAGTTCTCCCCCCAGGTCCAGGTGATCGATGGCCAGCGCGTGATCGCCACCGTCGCCGAGGGCCACAGCCTTGAGCTGGAGGTTCACGTCGAGCGCGGTGTCGGCTACCGCCCGGTGGACCGTCACCACGAAGACGTCAGTGCCATCGACCTGCTCCAGATCGACGCGGTGTTCATGCCCGTGCGTCGTGTCAACTACACGGTCGATGAAACGGCCGTGGGCGAAGGCGGATCCGCCCGCGAGCGCCTGCGCCTGGAGATCCACACCGATGGCTCGGTCACCCCTGACGACGCCATGGCCCAGGCGGCCAACGAACTGATCGGCCTGTTCCAGCCCCTGGCCACCCTCAGCCTGGTGGATGAGCCCGGCGGCCTCGAACCCGAGCCCTCGGCCGAAGCCCAGATTCCCCTGGAGGAGCTGAACCTGTCCGTTCGCGCCTACAACTGCCTCAAGCGGGCCCAGGTGAACTCTGTTTCCGATCTGATGGGCTTCAGCTACGAGGATCTGCTGGAGATCAAGAACTTCGGCTCCAAGTCGGCCGATGAGGTGATCGAAGCGCTTGAGCGCATCGGCATCTCCCTGCCCCAGAGCCGCACCAGCGCCTGA
- the rplM gene encoding 50S ribosomal protein L13, translating to MNKTLVPQIDSLERQWFLVDAADQTLGRLASEVAQVLRGKNNPNFTPHLDTGDFVVIINADKIRVSGNKANQKIYRRHSGRPGGMKTESFEALHARLPERVVEKAIKGMLPHNALGRQLFRKLKVYKGTDHPHAAQQPKLLALDPATSAS from the coding sequence ATGAACAAGACCCTCGTTCCCCAGATTGATTCCCTCGAGCGCCAGTGGTTTCTGGTGGACGCAGCGGATCAGACCCTCGGCCGCCTGGCCAGTGAAGTGGCCCAGGTGCTGCGGGGTAAGAACAACCCCAACTTCACCCCCCACCTCGATACCGGTGACTTCGTCGTCATCATCAACGCCGACAAGATCCGGGTCAGTGGCAACAAGGCCAACCAGAAGATCTACCGCCGCCATTCCGGCCGTCCGGGCGGCATGAAGACCGAGAGCTTCGAAGCCCTCCATGCCCGGCTGCCCGAGCGGGTGGTCGAAAAGGCGATCAAGGGCATGCTTCCCCACAACGCCCTCGGTCGTCAGCTGTTCCGCAAGCTAAAGGTCTACAAGGGCACTGATCATCCCCACGCTGCCCAGCAACCCAAGCTGCTCGCGCTCGATCCCGCCACCTCCGCCTCATGA
- the rpsK gene encoding 30S ribosomal protein S11: MAKPAKKSGAKKTKRNVPNGVAHIQSTFNNTIVSITDTSGEVISWSSAGASGFKGARKGTPFAAQTAAEAAARRALEQGMRQIEVLVRGPGSGRETAIRALQVAGLEITLIRDVTPLPHNGCRRAKRRRV, encoded by the coding sequence ATGGCGAAGCCAGCCAAAAAATCCGGCGCGAAGAAGACGAAGCGCAACGTGCCCAATGGTGTGGCCCACATCCAGAGCACCTTCAACAACACCATCGTCTCGATCACCGACACCTCGGGCGAAGTGATCTCCTGGTCCTCGGCAGGGGCCAGTGGCTTCAAGGGCGCCCGCAAAGGCACCCCCTTCGCTGCCCAGACGGCCGCGGAAGCGGCAGCCCGGCGGGCCCTTGAGCAGGGCATGCGCCAGATCGAAGTGCTCGTTCGCGGCCCCGGCTCAGGGCGTGAAACCGCCATCCGCGCTCTGCAGGTGGCCGGCCTGGAGATCACCCTGATCCGCGACGTCACACCTCTGCCCCACAACGGTTGCAGGCGAGCCAAGCGCCGTCGCGTCTGA
- the rpmE gene encoding 50S ribosomal protein L31 — translation MAKPDIHPTWYPDAKVICNGEVIMTTGSTSPELHVDVWSGNHPFYTGTQKILDTEGRVDRFMRKYGMGGVATAEVTDAGEQVSAAASEDVSVAS, via the coding sequence ATGGCCAAGCCCGACATCCATCCCACCTGGTATCCCGATGCCAAGGTGATCTGCAATGGAGAGGTGATCATGACCACCGGCTCCACCTCCCCCGAACTGCACGTCGACGTGTGGAGCGGCAATCACCCCTTCTACACCGGCACCCAGAAAATCCTCGACACCGAGGGGCGCGTCGATCGCTTCATGCGCAAATACGGCATGGGCGGCGTTGCTACCGCCGAAGTGACTGATGCCGGTGAGCAAGTCAGCGCAGCAGCCAGCGAAGACGTTTCCGTGGCCTCCTGA
- the rpmJ gene encoding 50S ribosomal protein L36, with translation MKVRASVKKMCDKCRVIRRHGRVMVICTNPKHKQRQG, from the coding sequence ATGAAGGTGCGTGCCTCAGTCAAGAAAATGTGCGACAAGTGCCGGGTGATTCGTCGCCACGGCCGGGTGATGGTCATCTGCACCAACCCCAAGCACAAACAGCGTCAGGGCTGA
- the rpsH gene encoding 30S ribosomal protein S8 produces MANHDPISDLLTRIRNASEKKHENTKVPASRMALSIAKVLQQEGFIAEISEEGEGVQSHLVLQLKYSGKHRQPTIRRVQRVSKPGLRIYKNTRQLPKVLGGLGVAIISTSKGVMSDRDARKQGVGGEVLCYVY; encoded by the coding sequence ATGGCCAACCACGACCCAATTTCAGACCTGCTCACCCGCATCCGCAATGCGAGTGAGAAGAAGCACGAGAACACCAAGGTTCCCGCTTCGCGCATGGCGCTCAGCATCGCCAAGGTGCTGCAGCAGGAAGGCTTCATCGCCGAGATCAGCGAAGAGGGCGAAGGGGTGCAAAGCCACCTCGTCCTCCAGCTGAAGTACAGCGGTAAGCACCGGCAGCCCACCATCCGCCGCGTGCAGCGGGTGAGCAAGCCCGGCCTGCGCATCTACAAGAACACCCGCCAGCTCCCCAAGGTGCTGGGCGGACTCGGAGTGGCCATCATCTCCACCTCAAAAGGTGTGATGAGCGACCGTGACGCCCGCAAGCAGGGTGTCGGCGGCGAAGTGCTCTGCTACGTCTATTGA